GGCAAAGATGATCCTCTTCTCTCCCTGGAACTCTTCCACCGATGTAACTCCGGTATCGTGGTAGGTGCGCCACAACCGCGATGATTGCTTCATCATGAAGGGAATGGTGGCCAGCGGCACTAGCAGCTTGTATATCCCGTTCAGGTTGGACTTGGCCATGCCCCGCCCCACTTCGATCCTGATGTCGGGCTTGTCTGCAAACAGGATGTTCCCGGCCGCCAAATAGATGCGTGTGGCCGCCTCCTCCGGAAACCAGCTGATGGGCATGGCGGTGCGGTAGGCCATGAAATCCTCCGGGCTCAGGGCCTTGGCCAGGGCCTGCTCGGCCTGCGGTCCTTTGGCCTCGATCATGTCCCGCAGCCAATTGATCCCGGTGCCCTTGGTCTTTGGCATAATTTAACCTCGGAATATTTAAACGTTCCTGCCTTCCTGGTTTCCTTATAAAAGCATCCCCGTTATTTCAAAGCCTTCTCTATCCGGTCGGCCGCATCGGCCAGGTTCTCTATGGTGTTGGCGTAGCTGAAGCGGACGTATCCCTCGCCCTCGGCCCCGAAGTTGGCCCCGGCCAGGGCGCAGATCCCGCAGTCGTTAAGCAAATAGTCGGTGAACTTGCGGGAATCCATCCCGGTCTGCTTGATGTTGACGAAGATGTAGAAGGCCCCGGCCGGCTTGCGGCAGGACAGTTTTGGTATCCTGTTGATCCGTTCCACGATGAAATCCCGGCGCTTTTTGAACTCGGTCATCATGGCGGTGACCTCATCCTGCGGGCCTTTCAGGGCCTCGATGCAGGCGATCTGGCTGAAGGTGGCGGTGCAGGAGTTGATGTTGGTCATCAGCTGGGCCATGTGCTCCACCAGCGCCGTGGGCATCAGGCCGTAGCCCACCCGCCAGCCGGTCATGGCGTAGGTCTTGGAGTAGCCGTTGAGGATGATGGTCAGGTCCTTCATTCCGGGAAACTGGGCGATGCTCTCGAACTTGCCCTCGTAGATCATCCGGTCGTAGATCTCGTCCGACAGCACCGGGATGTTGTTGTTGACCGCGATGTCGGCCACCGCCTTCAGGTCGTCCCTGGTCAGGATCCCGCCGGTGGGGTTGTGGGGCGAGTTGATGATGATCAGCTTGGTCTTCTTGGTGATCTTGGATTTCAGTTCGTTGACGTCCAGCCTAAAATCGTTGGCTTCCCGCAGCGGCAGCGGCACCGGCACCCCGCCGTTGAACTTGACCATGGACTGGTA
Above is a window of bacterium DNA encoding:
- a CDS encoding pyridoxal phosphate-dependent aminotransferase — encoded protein: MKFAAKMEKLKVETAFEMMAKAKKLEAEGKKIVHLEIGEPDFDTPKNIKEAAKKALDAGKTHYGPSAGLPEHRKAIAEYYSKQIGVQYGPENVVVTPGAKPIMSFAITALLEEGDECLVPDPGFPIYQSMVKFNGGVPVPLPLREANDFRLDVNELKSKITKKTKLIIINSPHNPTGGILTRDDLKAVADIAVNNNIPVLSDEIYDRMIYEGKFESIAQFPGMKDLTIILNGYSKTYAMTGWRVGYGLMPTALVEHMAQLMTNINSCTATFSQIACIEALKGPQDEVTAMMTEFKKRRDFIVERINRIPKLSCRKPAGAFYIFVNIKQTGMDSRKFTDYLLNDCGICALAGANFGAEGEGYVRFSYANTIENLADAADRIEKALK